TGGTAATTCTTCGAAACAAATCATATAGCATGGTAATTCTTCGAAACAACTTAGTGAAGTAAAGATAGAAAATAGCATTGTTACTGTgttactatatatatatatatatatatatatatcatgatatataataacgagcttagtccgtgtgtgtgtgtgtgtgtgtgtgtgtgtgtgtgtgtgtgtgtgtgtgtgtgtgtgtgtgtgtgtgtgtgtgtgtgtgtgtgtgtgtgtgtgtgtgtgtgtgtgtgtgtgtgtgtgtgtgtgtgtgtgtgtgtgtgtgtgtgtgtgtctcacgaaattcgaaaaagggggtgcgacgagtccacccggcgtcgaatacatatagaagggggtgcgacgggtctaacggcgtcagattggtgcgccggcgccagattgctataacggatccactggcgtcggtggacccggtcattggtgcgcagtgacttagtgtgcatgacgcaaaagataaatggttggagccttttcatagccgtgaccactgggcgctttgctcttcgcctttatgactcctccgcgtgcctatttccttctttgttcgcctcaagtttgcaGCATGCCCTTCTCAGAAAGtagaaacacgcatgcaaacggatgcttaaatagtagcaagatgtttatatgatctggcgtggaacgttatctttatcagtaggatgatgtgtTTCACGTCTTTTAATGTTAAaatatcattctgtgataattaTTGGGGGAAAttaggaggaatacccatacttcgagtaatgctttcaaatactATCTACATTATTATGACATCGAAGGactgtttgtagctgatggtccaatattcttcaaatgtagaattgacgcgtttagaaggaaaactctgtaatctttcgccttaatttataatataaagaagagaaggaaaacgttgttaaaaaacggaaatctaattttacagaaaacatctctactattaactttcattgatcagtcaaggggagcgaagctaaaacctaAGCTAAAACAGCTAAATTCttaagtccggctttagccggacattcagactggtatatatatatatatatatatatatatatatatatatatatatatatatatatatatatatatatatatatccgcgtgcctatttccttcctcgttcgcctcaagttggtagggGGGAAGGTTAAAGAAGATTCCGGGGGATTCTCGGCGAATGCCTCTGAGACATTACGTGTCCACTGGATATGCCGGTGGATACGCGACCATACCTCGATGAGGTCGCGCACCAGTCGTTCATAGAGAcccagacaaccgtcttagatgctcTTCTGGCCATAGAGATGCAAAGAACTAGACAGTTATAAGGAAAcacgtaaagaagaatgctgtgagttgtcgaaattacagaataaattaaaaagaatataGTTAAAAGTACATATCATTTTGTGTGGTTTTGAAGTAAGAGGACAGGAGTGGGTTTTGTCTAGATTTCACCTTcaggaagtctagaaatcttatcacaTTAACTTTTTCTCATATAAGAAGTCGGAGATACAGATAGTTCATCTGTCAGGGAATAAACTATGGTACAAAAAAACGTGGGACTTGTAGGATAACGAAAGTCCTCATTCCcattacttttgaaagttggaatttttttaacgaaatttttAATACTTAATTTGGAACTACTAGATGCACCTTTCTCTCTTAGtttacgtgaggatttctcttgcttctaaTATGGTTACAGCGTTGAGGTCACCTCATATCACAAAATCACATTGGATGTTTTTAATTCTCCACAACAATTTTGTGCTTGTGAATCATAACCGAGCCGGTGACGCAGAATATGATGTTTAGCGGTAGCCACGCAGAGTCAGGTATTTAGGTAGTAACGAAGGGAAATCTCTTTCTCGCACCACAGGTAATTGCTCTGGCGAGGCATGATcagggcatgctcgaaaatctgcCGGACcttctttacacgcacccatTTGGTAGCATACATACCTTCCTCAAAAGGTGGAAACAtcatgcatgcaaacggctgcttaaatagtagcgaacagtttacatgatctgacgtagaacgttatctttatcagtacgatgatgtctttcacgtcattttatgccgaatcatcattctttgataactgttggggggggggggacacTAGggaaacccatatttcgagtaatgcttctaaattttgtctataatatattggtaaggagtgtttgaaactgaagtttgATTGTTATCCACAAGTGGAActgtttagaaagaagactatgaaatctttcgccttttctTATAATAggaaagattgttagagatgCAAAAGcttaatttcacagaaaacagcactgatattaattttcgttgatcagtgaaggcgagcgaagcaaacacaacagaaagtctcaagtccggctttagccggacgttcggACTGGTATGATTTATGCATTTTAAGAGGCAAGTTTAAAGCTTATTTGTGCAAGGACATGTCAGACACGGTAACTAGAGATAAAGATTAGTATTGATCAAAGATTAATAATGATAAAGATTAATCACCAAACAGCGAATTCTTAGGCAATGGATATTCAATTAgaagaattatttgaaaaagaaaaggacgggAGTAGCGCGAAAGGTTAGGGTTTCGTTGTGGCAGCccggttgatggttcgaaatcgttcTAGTGCTGACCAAGCCCTTCGAcactccagggtcgataaattggcagaattttctgcagaataaaaacagtgatttgatacatcggctgtcccccacaattcattgtatagaccaacacgcattccaaaaacctcaacgattacgaattgtagCAAAAGGAGGTGGCGCATCCTACATGGATTGATGCGCTAgagactttatcttttaattgTTTGAATATTACAGCACAACTGGCACGTGCCAGCCGCAATGTAGAAATGCCGTTCTAAACGTCTACCAAGATAAACACGGACGAATGTTGTTGAAGTACAGTAACTTATTCGCTGACTATTATATTTACAAGTTTAGGtttaaaattcacattttgcaTCAGATTAACTCACTTAGGTCCGACGCCTCATGCATTCCTGGCAGAGAAGAGCTGAAGACGTGTCATTTCCTCCCTATGGCTTCTGTTGTGCATTGCAGTTTGGCTAAATTAGCTTGCGAAGCTGATTTGCAGGTAGGCGTGAATGGCAAAACAGTCctgagagaaataaataacaactttGGCAACTGTTGCATCCCTGGAAAGATTTTTGAACAGGCGCTTTTTCACTTAATTCCACATGCACACTCTGAAAACCTCGTAATTAACCACAACCATAGACTACACACGGTTCAAATGAAGGTAGAAGTCGCGTACATGATTAAATGTGTTGTGTAAGCATGATTACAAAAAGGCCTGTCCGTTGAGTAAACATGAGGTTCGCGGCGCAACCTTGCTCAAATTTGAGCGTTTACGGTGAACAATCCATAAAAAATACAGAGAGACCGGCATGTTATGTGTGGTGCGTGTGGTCTGTGTGGTTGGTATGTGTTGTGTGCGATACACACATTACACATATACCGCACAGAATGTCTGGAAGTCCAGCGTTAGCCGGATAACCATTGCATACGCCGCATACATATACCGACACAAAACGTTTAATGAAAGACACCTCAGTTTCCAGCATGTGGAAGAAGAATTCCAAGCTCTATTTTAAATCAGCCAAGGCTGAGGCACCGTGCCGCATTTAGCAAGAAATGTATAACATTTCGCAAGGAATTTTAAACGATGACTGTTGTGAACAGAGTTGTAGCGAAAGTTGCTTTCCTTCATGAGGATTAAATCCGCCACATTAAGAAAGGCTAATCATCACATTTCTccttgaatttttccaaagaaagaaCGGTGTAGTGTGTTTGTGCCTCTGAATGACCAGAAGCCACTGAACAACTCTCACATCCCAGAAAGGCGAAAACGACTTAGGTTTTCACTGGCTCCTCGACAAGATCTAAGATCATGATAGGGCGTGTGGTGAATGCTGCTACCTCATTGATCTCACGGAACATTTGACGGAGCTTTTATTTATAAGTTATAGAGACATGGATATTTCTTAAattcatcactccacgaatgtggggtggtgcgggtttcaggtgggttatgcctgtacggggtcgtaggttattGGGAGGAAGGTtatttccgtccatttcttcctaattgccgttaaaaaaaaacacccggaagatgcggcttcgagcgctccgggcgctattttccacaacgagttcggttggagtgctgcagccttgtgcacgcgcagcattttccgggccgttttttacggcaattagggaggaATAGAAGGAAttaccctcctccccataatctacatatatataacatattatatattataaataataatattaattaatattatttatattatttaataatattataagaTCTCACAAATGGCTGTTCAAGCGTTGACTAATGACCATCTTGCACGTCCTTGAAATACTAATTTCagtagactttttttttttaaaaaaagtaaagcatCCAGATGTCGCATCACTTATGACCCTTTAGTTATGACGAAATGTGTCCCTTAGAAATAAAGTAATGAATTAAAGAATATCGATGAAATGAGTTTAAAAGAGCGAGTCAAGAGCCAAATGGAATCTGGATATTATTAAATCTGTATTAGCGAAATATTGTTAGATGCTGCAGCTGTTTCAGTGCAATTCTCGATGGGGTGTTTTTGTGTCTGAGTGCGAAGTTGAAACAACTGGTGGTGCATGTTCGCAGAGATGCAACGGATTGTTGGCAGCTGCAACTGCGACACCTCAAGGACAAGTTGGTTCTAATTgctttcgttttatttttgttttcttcctcttctcacGATATCTGGTTCCTTTACAGTCATTGAAGACGTGCACATGTACCGAACGTGAAGATCAGTTGTGCATTCATCTGAGAGAAAATATTCTAGGCGCTTGCACTACGGTAACCATTTGTGActaatttaacaaaaaaaaaactgacatgCAGAACATAGACCTTGCGTCATCCatccatatatatatatatatatatatatatatatatatatatatatatatatatatatatatatatatatatatatatatatatatatatatatatatataatatttaaatGGTTTTCTTCTCAATGCAGACTTTCTTCAGTCAACTCTATCGTCAATTTCGCCCAGCAACAACTCTGTCACTTCGTTCCCACGTACTGAAAATGGTGCTGAGCCCTCCGCATCGGAGGAAAtcactttctcttctcttcttctctggGCTATCTTTACTGTTCGAACATTTAACGCATTTTAAAAAGTCATAATCGGATTAATATTATGTTCAGCATAAGAAATTGTGATGTTCCAAAACCCGGTCCTGCGTTGTCTAGTCGTTCTATCGCTGTCTTCTCCTAGGAGAGCTAGCGATTTGACGTTTTTGATCTGCTCGATTCGATTCGGTCTGCTGTGTCGTTCATACTGCATTTCTCATGCATGTACATTGTGttgtaaagaaaataacttATTGCTCAACGAGTACCGTTATAACCATGctacagaaaataaattattgcaGGTGTAAAGTTCTGTAGGATCTTTAACAAGAATGCAGCATTAATACTTGGCTTCGGAACTCTTTATTTTACGTGTGACGATATAAACAATGGTTTTAATTGTTAAGAGACCAAAATTGTCTCTGAAATTAATTCGTCCGTTTTCACTGATCAGTGAAAATTGACGCAAATcctcatctcttttttcatgacttgactcaatttgatctttaaaaaaacccaaaaaaaatctgaatatCAATAGATTCGTGTGTCCTAACTATATGACTATATGGATTGAGTATAATTAGTACTCTTGAAACTTTCCACTAAgacacttttgaaaaaattacctgtggCTGCACATTAGCAAGGGTGAGTCCCAGATTAAAGTGCCCCAAGGATGTATAATTTTTGACATGTCAATCGCACTTCAATCAATCCACCACGTCTAAGCCTCATTTATGTTGCTATGTTAAATTCTTGTATAGGTCCTCTTTCTAGGAATGCAGTTCAACTCCCAAAACTAACCAACTAGCGAATCGATAAAATAATTGTAGAACATGTCGAAGATAGTGGTACTCGTTGATATCGTCGGCGAGTACGAATGGTTCATTCAAGTTTGCAATGCATTGCTTGGTTgcaattttcttcctgctaTGGTAGGTAACGTGAAGAAGGTGAACTCTCGAATGAAATGAGCTTACTACAaccaaaaatttctgcagCTGTATTAACGTCTCTCCTTTACTGTGCAATTCTGAGCGCAGCGCAAATATTACGTTTCTATCTCTTCAGGAAATATTTGCGGTAGTGATAATTACAGTTTAAAGGCCACTCTCTATATAGAGATTTGTTGTATCGAATTGTTTAGGAGGTAGAGTCATTAACATGTTTTATGAAAGTGCATTATGATTTGGGATCACGCCAAGTATTTTTGGTGGAATTGTATGGATTGGAAGAAGAGGTAAACACAATACCATTTCTATCTTCCTACTATTTAACG
This is a stretch of genomic DNA from Necator americanus strain Aroian chromosome II, whole genome shotgun sequence. It encodes these proteins:
- a CDS encoding hypothetical protein (NECATOR_CHRII.G8810.T1), whose protein sequence is MYLLYSVILLCVLINLTAGQDPNATLECHSAMEACENDLECSNRLAPLMAACTTGTCQPQCRNAVLNVYQDKHGRMLLKSDASCIPGREELKTCHFLPMASVVHCSLAKLACEADLQCNSRWGVFVSECEVETTGGACSQRCNGLLAAATATPQGQSLKTCTCTEREDQLCIHLRENILGACTTSTLSSISPSNNSVTSFPRTENGAEPSASEEITFSSLLLWAIFTVRTFNAF
- a CDS encoding hypothetical protein (NECATOR_CHRII.G8810.T2), whose translation is MLLKSDASCIPGREELKTCHFLPMASVVHCSLAKLACEADLQCNSRWGVFVSECEVETTGGACSQRCNGLLAAATATPQGQSLKTCTCTEREDQLCIHLRENILGACTTSTLSSISPSNNSVTSFPRTENGAEPSASEEITFSSLLLWAIFTVRTFNAF
- a CDS encoding hypothetical protein (NECATOR_CHRII.G8811.T1), with protein sequence MHCLVAIFFLLCCINVSPLLCNSERSANITFLSLQEIFAEVESLTCFMKVHYDLGSRQVFLVELYGLEEEDDQKELLG